The Salmo salar chromosome ssa06, Ssal_v3.1, whole genome shotgun sequence genome window below encodes:
- the LOC106607267 gene encoding proline-rich protein 29, with amino-acid sequence MAWTDDNYPQFQQWNQDAQNVQIIQQPASQQPTTILQQLPAAVSSPTPSIRPGHFKQDLVELMMIQNAQMHQVIMNNMTMSALSSFGHSQPQLHPPSTSEEEDSEVYHYHYQPPPAYLPYPAWFPPPQPHPSLVYRNTPEPLELAPSPHRDTTRRAVPPPPPPSATRTVGADVPPATDYYDATERRQ; translated from the exons ATGGCATGGACAGATGATAATTACCCACAGTTTCAGCAGTGGAACCAGGACGCACAGAATGTGCAGATAATTCAACAGCCT GCTTCCCAGCAGCCCACCACCATCCTACAGCAGCTCCCTGCTGCTGTGTCAtctcccactccctccatccGGCCAGGACACTTCAAGCAGG ACCTGGTGGAGCTGATGATGATCCAAAATGCTCAGATGCACCAGGTCATCATGAACAACATGACCATGTCAGCCCTCAGCTCATTTGGCCATTCCCAGCCCCAGCTCCACCCTCCGTCTACCTCTGAG gaggaggattcagaggtgtaccactaccattaccagcCTCCCCCGGCCTACCTGCCCTACCCAGCCTGGTTTCCTCCACCCCAGCCTCACCCTAGCCTGGTCTACCGCAACACCCCTGAACCCCTGGAGCTAGCACCCTCACCACACAGAGACACCACCAG AAGAGCGGtcccacctcctcccccacccAGCGCTACCAGGACCGTGGGTGCTGACGTCCCTCCAGCAACAG ATTACTATGACGCTACGGAGAGAAGACAGTGA
- the LOC106607269 gene encoding telethonin: MVPDTDSRDHQTITITTEARERTELPEPSQITLASNYRQTDSPERRTPNAEIPRQADRVLETNRGDKTNIRTELHPHRTVIMQVCTVVEKRAGAVVGAELACSVHEENQAQRESYKADWNSVNMKTRAMDRQTMNMNDDSRRETYTRQWEARSLAQACPSGVYRVGTVERGVREHQLLPKRNTLPLPIFTPAQLGIRLGRGAPHTQEDLRPFPIPDGACPGKRAVVEITQDLPPAKPLRMEFAKAPKALGRSMSQEVQRG; encoded by the exons ATGGTCccagacacagacagcagagaccaccagaccatcaccatcaccacagaggcaagagagaggacagagctaCCGGAACCATCACAGATTACCTTGGCTAgcaactacagacagacagatagtccaGAGAGAAGAACACCGAACGCAGAGATACCAAGACAGGCAGATAGAGTCCTAGAAACTAACAGAGGTGATAAAACCAATATAAGGACAGAACTTCACCCACACAGAACCGTGATAATGCAGGTGTGTACCGTTGTTGAGAAGCGTGCTGGGGCCGTGGTGGGGGCTGAGCTGGCCTGCAGTGTACATGAAGAGAATCAGGCTCAGAGGGAGAGCTACAAAGCCGACTGGAACAGTGTTAACATGAAGACCCGGGCCATGGACAG GCAGACGATGAACATGAACGATGACTCTCGTAGGGAGACCTACACTCGTCAGTGGGAGGCTCGCTCTCTGGCCCAGGCCTGTCCCTCGGGGGTGTACAGAGTGGGCACCGTGGAGAGGGGAGTGAGGGAGCACCAGCTCCTGCCCAAGAGGAACACCCTGCCCCTGCCCATCTTCACCCCTGCACAGCTGGGCATCCGGCTGGGTCGCGGAGCACCACACACCCAGGAGGACCTCCGTCCCTTCCCCATCCCCGACGGTGCCTGCCCTGGCAAGAGGGCCGTGGTCGAGATCACACAGGACCTGCCCCCCGCCAAGCCACTCAGGATGGAGTTCGCCAAGGCACCCAAAGCACTGGGCCGCTCCATGTCACAAGAGGTCCAGAGAGGgtga